A single Vigna radiata var. radiata cultivar VC1973A chromosome 8, Vradiata_ver6, whole genome shotgun sequence DNA region contains:
- the LOC106770307 gene encoding autophagy-related protein 9 encodes MMSLPSSCEKLIMNCDEMLHWLRDVTVFSVFNWKRQGVQDVSPDIEMADYRRIPNTDSENPSDLNDDESINVQPIADLDFFFERIYSYYCEKGLWCIILRWISELLSLGFIICFSGFLLLYVDWNGLRNAKCGMAAVESAIEPCDLAKEAIHQHPLTPLTILRAIFVGYLGVFFVYWIFCLLKFFLQLKDTLKIRLFYYNSLSVTDHEIQTMSWATILEKIVHLQKSQRLCVVKNLSAHDIVMRLMRKENYLIGMVNKGVLTFPISKWVPGAGSTVKYGADGTEYRLILPRTLELALHWCILQSMFDRNFCVRMNIVSDSKTLKRRLMVVGSAMLLFSPFLIIFMLSHLFLRYAEQFYNQPSTISSRRWSNLSQWVFREFNEVDHLFKHRINSGVSHASIYMKQFPSPIKSMIAKFISFVSGGFVAILIILAFLEESLLEGHILGRNLLWYAAIFGAITALKRVAFTDNEVLVTDPEGAMSMVVDHTHYMPKRWRGKESTEMVRNEFETLFQYSGMMLLEEMASILVTPFLLLFVVPERVDDILQFIENFTVYVEGVGDVCSFSVFNFQEYGNSSYGSPFNVPRSQRSSQGKLEKSFLSFHSSYPFWEPDAKGKQFLQNLRTFRDKKLADHVKRHGFVPLKPWRDHTNMRSYTDRNIFTSREMSHGTFVTGNHLGSLLVTESSNRDNIPYLLDWYYISQPRYATPRHVSTNRFEVTQHHSPDRMLPISEENEHDYDEHMNKFCNERADSYLGASTSSFIFWESLIEDPHSTDVSRTIKSRWWERSQPRNEDSQISFLEPPDFNHQRTGNYHDRFSDRGSEDQGQENLCQGPHDSTSFLEPQDFNQQTTYYCHDKFSDKGSEDHDEEQYLFGGDYHELPNMAEADNLDAGELNLHFGASSPRKSHCKLKPAASLE; translated from the exons ATGATGTCTCTTCCTTCCTCCTGTGAGAAGCTGATAATGAACTGTGATG AAATGTTGCACTGGCTAAGAGATGTAACTGTTTTTAGTGTATTCAATTGGAAACGTCAAGGTGTTCAGGATGTTTCACCAGATATTGAAATGGCTGATTATAGAAGAATTCCAAATACAGATAGTGAGAACCCTTCAGACCTAAATGATGATGAGAGCATTAATGTGCAACCCATTGCTGATTTAGATTTCTTCTTTGAAAGAATTTACAGCTATTACTGCGAGAAAGGGCTCTGGTGCATCATCCTAAGATGGATTTCTGAACTTCTTAGTTTAGGGTTCATCATATGCTTTTCAGGATTTCTCCTTTTATATGTTGACTGGAATGGGCTCCGTAATGCCAAGTGTGGGATGGCTGCAGTCGAATCTGCAATTGAACCTTGTGATCTAGCTAAAGAAGCTATTCATCAACACCCTTTAACCCCATTAACGATACTCAGAGCTATTTTTGTTGGATACCTGGGAGTATTTTTTGTCTATTGGATATTTTGCTTATTGAAATTCTTCCTTCAATTGAAGGATACACTGAAAATCCGTCTGTTTTACTACAACAG TCTCAGTGTAACAGATCATGAAATTCAAACCATGTCCTGGGCTACCATTCTTGAAAAGATTGTTCATTTGCAAAAGTCACAACGACTCTGTGTGGTAAAGAATCTTTCTGCTCATGACATTGTGATGAGGTTGATGCGAAAAGAGAACTATTTGATTGGGATGGTCAACAAGGGTGTgcttactttccccatttctaaATGGGTTCCAGGTGCTGGATCAACAGTGAAATATGGTGCTGATGGAACGGAATATCGTCTAATACTACCCAGAACGCTTGAGTTGGCTTTACATTGGTGCATCCTGCAAAGCATGTTTGACCG AAATTTTTGTGTCAGAATGAATATTGTGTCAGATTCAAAGACACTAAAGAGAAGGCTTATGGTAGTTGGGAGTGCAATGTTGTTATTTTCTCCATTTCTTATCATATTCATGCTGTCACATCTCTTTCTGAGGTATGCTGAGCAATTTTATAATCAACCAAGCACAATATCATCCCGAAGATGGTCAAATTTGTCACAATGGGTCTTTAGGGAGTTCAATGAG GTGGATCATTTGTTCAAGCATCGGATTAATAGTGGTGTATCTCATGCTTCTATCTATATGAAGCAATTCCCTTCACCAATCAAATCTATGATTGCAAAATTCATCTCATTTGTATCGGGTGGGTTTGTTGCGATTCTGATCATCCTTGCATTTTTAGAAGAGTCTCTACTGGAGGGTCat ATACTTGGTCGGAACTTGTTATGGTATGCTGCTATTTTTGGAGCTATAACTGCTCTTAAACGGGTTGCATTTACAGATAATGAGGTTTTAGTCACTGATCCCGAAGGAGCAATGTCAATGGTAGTTGACCATACACATTATATGCCCAAGAGATGGCGGGGCAAAGAAAGTACTGAAATGGTCCGTAATGAGTTTGAAACCTTATTCCAG TATAGTGGGATGATGTTACTTGAGGAGATGGCTTCAATTTTGGTTACTCCattcttgcttttgtttgtgGTCCCAGAG CGGGTTGATGATATCCTGcagtttattgaaaattttactgTATATGTTGAAGGTGTTGGTGATGTTTGCAG CTTTAGTGTCTTCAATTTTCAAGAGTATGGAAACAGCAGCTATGGCTCTCCATTTAATGTGCCTCGTAGCCAGAGAAGTTCCCAAGGGAAGTTGGAGAAATCATTCTTGAG CTTCCATAGTAGTTACCCTTTTTGGGAACCAGATGCTAAAGGAAAGCAGTTTCTACAAAATCTGAGAACATTCAGAGACAAAAAATTAGCAGACCATGTAAAAAGACATGGATTTGTTCCCCTCAAACCATGGAGAGATCACACTAACATGAGAAGCTATACAGACAGAAACATTTTTACATCCAGGGAAATGTCACATGGTACTTTTGTGACCGGCAATCACTTGGGTTCATTGTTGGTAACTGAATCCAGCAATCGAGACAATATTCCCTATCTTCTAGATTGGTACTACATTTCCCAACCTCGTTATGCAACTCCTAGACATGTTTCAACAAATCGTTTTGAAGTAACTCAGCATCATTCCCCAGATAGGATGCTTCCCATCTCGGAAGAAAACGAACATGATTATGACGAACACATGAACAAGTTTTGCAATGAACGTGCTGATTCCTATCTGGGTGCTTCCACATCTTCTTTCATCTTCTGGGAAAGCCTAATCGAGGATCCACATTCCACTGATGTGTCTCGCACTATCAAGAGTCGTTGGTGGGAGAGAAGTCAGCCTCGGAATGAAGATAGTCAGATAAGCTTTCTGGAACCACCAGATTTCAATCACCAAAGAACAGGCAATTACCACGATAGATTTTCCGACAGAGGGTCAGAAGATCAAGGTCAGGAAAACTTGTGTCAGGGTCCACATGATTCTACAAGTTTTTTGGAGCCACAAGATTTCAATCAACAAACAACATACTATTGTCATGATAAATTTTCTGATAAGGGATCAGAAGATCATGACGAGGAGCAATACCTGTTCGGGGGTGATTATCACGAGCTACCAAATATGGCAGAAGCAGATAATTTAGATGCAGGAGAATTGAATCTTCATTTTGGTGCGTCTTCCCCCAGAAAATCCCACTGTAAATTAAAGCCTGCAGCCAGCCTTGAGTAA